The following are encoded in a window of Carya illinoinensis cultivar Pawnee chromosome 15, C.illinoinensisPawnee_v1, whole genome shotgun sequence genomic DNA:
- the LOC122295972 gene encoding uncharacterized protein LOC122295972: MLCRFNPHLRYTFQAVPASPTKLPTITQVQKAFARYPIMEIVIPPTTMDFEFNNSNSRPSSLYMSAPSTPKRFGEFYFSAPTSPSRGVSEFYRDEFPMRNESRAGGTRDEAAAEFAFDFCEELERSSLPADELFDGGKIRPFKPPSRLQIGRKAEAYTTPSSPLLLSPKSPRSQGKKTFLGVFSPRRKKDSDTFAMEVENTRRKTEHERGRERSTDISSSNSGHRVSRSLSPFRVSESPWEEQEKTQQNTKQPSLNSKASFSSTAVLSSSSSSSSSKSSSKKWSLKDFLLFRSASEGRATDKKDPFRKFSPALHKRHEDFKNSSFLSPDTSGSVGRSRRGPVSAHELHYTVNKAVSEDLKKKTFLPYKQGILGRLAFNPAVHALANGFGSFTRHEPR; the protein is encoded by the coding sequence ATGCTCTGCCGTTTTAATCCTCATCTTCGTTATACTTTTCAAGCTGTCCCAGCTTCTCCTACCAAACTCCCAACAATCACTCAAGTACAAAAAGCATTCGCGAGGTACCCGATAATGGAGATCGTTATTCCACCGACTACCATGGATTTCGAGTTCAACAACAGCAATTCACGTCCTTCTTCGCTTTACATGAGCGCTCCTTCTACCCCTAAACGTTTTGGCGAGTTCTACTTCAGTGCTCCGACCAGCCCGTCGCGTGGCGTCTCCGAGTTTTACCGGGATGAGTTTCCGATGCGGAATGAAAGCAGAGCTGGTGGCACGAGGGACGAGGCGGCGGCGGAATTCGCGTTTGATTTTTGTGAAGAATTAGAGAGGAGCTCGTTGCCGGCTGATGAGCTCTTTGATGGTGGCAAAATCCGGCCTTTCAAGCCTCCTTCTCGGCTGCAAATCGGCAGAAAAGCGGAGGCGTACACCACTCCGAGCAGTCCTCTTTTGCTGTCTCCCAAATCGCCCAGATCACAGGGGAAGAAGACATTTCTGGGTGTGTTCTCGCCTAGACGTAAGAAAGACTCCGACACGTTTGCGATGGAAGTGGAGAACACTCGCAGGAAAACAGAGCAtgaaagaggaagagaaagaagtaCAGACATATCATCTTCAAATTCAGGGCACAGGGTTTCTAGGTCGCTCTCTCCTTTCAGGGTCTCCGAGTCTCCATGGGAGGAACAAGAAAAGACCCAGCAAAACACCAAACAGCCATCACTGAACTCGAAGGCTTCATTTTCATCAACTGCtgttttgtcttcttcttcttcttcttcttcttcaaagagTTCTTCTAAGAAATGGAGTCTGAAGGACTTTCTGCTGTTTCGGAGCGCATCGGAAGGAAGAGCAACAGACAAAAAAGATCCTTTCCGCAAGTTCTCGCCGGCTTTGCACAAGAGGCATGAAGATTTCAAGAACTCGAGCTTCCTGTCACCGGACACTTCTGGTTCAGTGGGCAGATCGAGAAGAGGACCAGTTTCAGCCCACGAACTGCATTACACCGTGAACAAAGCGGTGTCGGAggacttgaagaagaaaacCTTCTTGCCATACAAACAGGGAATTCTGGGCAGACTGGCATTCAATCCGGCAGTCCATGCACTCGCCAATGGCTTTGGGTCATTCACACGTCATGAACCTAGATAG